One part of the Salinimonas iocasae genome encodes these proteins:
- the rplR gene encoding 50S ribosomal protein L18: MDKKAARLRRATRARAKFRELAAHRLVVNRTPRHIYAQLIAAGGAEVLAAASTVEKDLAKDLKSTGNAEAAAVVGKVIAERAKEKGIEQVAFDRSGFKYHGRVKALADAAREAGLQF; encoded by the coding sequence ATGGATAAGAAAGCAGCTCGCTTGCGTCGCGCAACTCGCGCACGCGCTAAATTTCGTGAACTGGCCGCGCATCGCTTGGTTGTAAACCGTACACCTCGCCACATTTATGCTCAGCTTATCGCCGCAGGCGGTGCTGAAGTATTGGCGGCAGCTTCTACCGTTGAAAAAGATCTGGCTAAAGATCTGAAATCAACAGGCAATGCTGAAGCAGCGGCAGTTGTTGGTAAAGTTATCGCAGAGCGTGCAAAAGAGAAAGGCATTGAACAAGTGGCTTTCGATCGCAGCGGTTTCAAATACCACGGTCGTGTTAAAGCATTAGCTGATGCAGCTCGCGAAGCTGGCCTTCAGTTCTAG
- the rpsE gene encoding 30S ribosomal protein S5: MAKQDVQNGDMLEKLIAVNRVSKVVKGGRIFSFTALTVVGDGNGRVGFGYGKAREVPAAIQKAMEKARRNMVTVDLKGHTLQHPIKGRHSGSKVYMQPASEGTGIIAGGAMRAVLEVAGVQNVLSKCYGSTNPMNVVRATINALTEMNSPAGVAAKRGLSVEEILG, from the coding sequence ATGGCTAAACAAGATGTTCAAAACGGTGATATGCTGGAAAAATTGATCGCTGTAAACCGCGTTTCTAAAGTGGTTAAAGGTGGTCGAATCTTCAGTTTCACTGCATTGACGGTAGTGGGTGACGGCAATGGTCGCGTTGGTTTTGGTTACGGTAAAGCACGTGAAGTGCCAGCCGCAATCCAAAAAGCAATGGAAAAGGCTCGCCGTAACATGGTAACTGTTGACCTTAAAGGTCACACGTTGCAGCACCCAATCAAAGGTCGTCACTCTGGCTCTAAAGTTTACATGCAGCCTGCATCAGAAGGTACTGGTATTATCGCCGGTGGTGCAATGCGTGCGGTACTTGAAGTAGCTGGTGTACAAAACGTACTTTCAAAATGTTACGGCTCGACTAACCCAATGAACGTTGTTCGCGCAACGATCAATGCACTAACAGAGATGAATTCTCCTGCTGGTGTTGCTGCCAAGCGTG